The following are encoded together in the Streptomyces tsukubensis genome:
- a CDS encoding DUF2316 family protein, with translation MESDLALSGLVSREVARDLDFAPERLRTTFDAADEADPVYVRQSRDHLEQAARDAGRSPVVHTVLTERSRAPARVPLSPRGDPRHVFPTV, from the coding sequence CTGGAGAGCGACCTCGCCCTGTCCGGGCTCGTCTCCCGTGAAGTCGCCAGGGACCTGGACTTCGCACCGGAACGGCTGAGGACGACGTTCGACGCCGCCGACGAGGCCGATCCGGTCTACGTACGGCAGTCGCGTGACCACCTCGAACAGGCGGCACGCGACGCCGGCCGCTCCCCCGTCGTCCACACCGTGCTGACCGAGCGGTCACGCGCACCGGCCCGCGTCCCCCTCTCGCCGCGCGGGGACCCACGCCACGTGTTCCCGACGGTGTGA
- a CDS encoding HAD family hydrolase has protein sequence MVRNSVELVIFDCDGVLVDSEKICVRVDAVITAELGCAFTEAEIIERFVGSSTEVYTAAVEERLGRRLEKDWQQRYEHLYEAAFEAELTAVDGVAEVLKGLTTAVCVASNGEHPGIRRNLEITGLRDHFGEHIFSASDVRLGKPAPDLFLHAARSMGVEPERCVVIEDSPYGVRAARDAGMRAFGYCGGLTAAARLEGPGTVVFDDMRDLPRLLAAAGQ, from the coding sequence ATGGTGCGGAACTCTGTTGAACTGGTGATATTCGACTGTGACGGCGTCCTGGTGGACAGCGAGAAGATATGCGTGCGAGTGGATGCGGTGATCACGGCCGAGCTGGGGTGCGCGTTCACCGAGGCCGAGATCATCGAGCGGTTCGTGGGCTCGTCCACCGAGGTCTACACGGCGGCGGTGGAGGAGCGGCTCGGGCGGCGGCTGGAGAAGGACTGGCAGCAGCGGTACGAGCACCTCTACGAGGCCGCCTTCGAGGCGGAACTGACCGCTGTCGACGGTGTCGCGGAGGTTCTGAAGGGCCTCACCACTGCCGTCTGCGTCGCGTCGAACGGCGAACACCCCGGCATCCGGCGCAACCTGGAGATCACCGGTCTGAGGGACCACTTCGGGGAACACATCTTCAGTGCGAGCGACGTCCGGCTCGGCAAGCCCGCGCCCGACCTCTTCCTGCACGCCGCACGCTCCATGGGTGTGGAGCCCGAGCGGTGCGTGGTGATCGAGGACAGTCCGTACGGAGTGCGGGCGGCTCGGGACGCGGGCATGCGGGCATTCGGGTACTGCGGCGGTCTCACAGCGGCCGCGCGGCTTGAGGGGCCGGGCACTGTCGTGTTCGACGACATGCGCGACCTGCCCCGACTCCTGGCGGCCGCGGGCCAGTAG
- a CDS encoding DUF1259 domain-containing protein, translating into MIPENRWQAPVRRRVLSMTGLSVLAGALGTACDTPAEKGLAGQPAGQQRDNMLQPVRTGPADWDGVAEALGRVGDMKHDVAYHLPLPRSDLTVVSHGVTVRPALALSSHLSFVRYSDGGSLLMGDAVVTEQELQRFIDVLHEQGIEPTALHKHLLAQTPSVWWIHLHAHGDDPVAIARGLRTAFDRTGTPEERPSTSQRPLDLDTSGIDTALGVRGTAEDGVYRNTFARRETVTEGDMVLPPGLGSTTAISFQPLGRGRAAVSGDCAMVASEVQPVLKALRHAGVELVELHHHGLRDEPRLFFTHFWATGDAVALARGIRPAVAATNVVPIRNAAS; encoded by the coding sequence ATGATCCCTGAGAACCGGTGGCAGGCCCCCGTACGCCGACGTGTGCTGTCCATGACCGGTCTGTCCGTTCTCGCCGGGGCGCTGGGGACCGCGTGCGACACGCCCGCCGAGAAGGGGCTGGCGGGGCAACCAGCGGGACAGCAGAGGGACAACATGCTCCAACCGGTGCGGACCGGTCCTGCCGACTGGGACGGCGTGGCCGAGGCCCTGGGCCGCGTGGGGGACATGAAACACGATGTGGCCTATCACCTGCCTCTCCCCCGAAGTGACCTGACCGTGGTCTCCCACGGTGTCACCGTCAGGCCCGCGCTCGCTCTCAGCTCGCACCTCTCCTTCGTCCGCTACTCGGACGGCGGTTCGCTCCTCATGGGTGACGCCGTCGTCACCGAGCAGGAGCTCCAGCGATTCATCGACGTGCTGCACGAACAGGGGATCGAGCCGACCGCGCTGCACAAGCATCTGCTCGCCCAGACCCCCTCCGTCTGGTGGATCCACCTCCACGCGCACGGCGACGACCCGGTCGCCATCGCCCGTGGCCTGCGTACGGCGTTCGACCGCACCGGCACTCCGGAGGAGCGCCCCTCGACTTCCCAGCGCCCCTTGGATCTGGACACCTCGGGGATCGACACCGCGCTGGGCGTCAGAGGCACCGCGGAGGACGGTGTCTACCGCAACACCTTCGCCCGCCGGGAGACGGTCACCGAAGGTGACATGGTCCTGCCGCCAGGACTGGGATCGACCACCGCCATCAGTTTTCAGCCCCTCGGCCGCGGCCGGGCGGCGGTCAGCGGTGACTGCGCGATGGTCGCCTCGGAGGTCCAGCCCGTTCTGAAAGCCCTGCGCCACGCCGGAGTCGAACTCGTCGAGCTGCACCATCACGGCCTCCGCGACGAGCCTCGCCTGTTCTTCACCCACTTCTGGGCGACCGGCGACGCGGTCGCCCTCGCCCGCGGAATCCGCCCCGCCGTGGCCGCCACAAACGTCGTCCCCATCCGCAACGCGGCAAGCTGA